Below is a genomic region from Methanolobus sediminis.
TGAGATTATTTTTTCCGGAAGATCGAATGTAGGCAAGTCTTCTATCATGAAAGAGCTTACGGGAAAGAACATAAAAATTGGAAAGCGTCCCGGCGTGACACTAAAACCAACTCATATAAGATATTCTGATCTGCTTCTTACCGACCTGCCTGGATTCGGTTTTATGAGCGGTGTGAAAGACCGCAAGCAGGATATTGTTAAGGATCAGATCGTGCGTTATATAGAGAAAAATGCAGACCGGATCAATGTTGCCGTGCTTGTCATTGATGGAGCTTCTTTCCTTGAAATAGTGCAACGCTGGGAAGAGCGTAATGAGATTCCCATTGATATTGAGATGTTCGAACTTTTCCAGGAGTTGGGTTTTGATATTATTCTGGCCGTAAATAAAGCCGATAAGATCAAAAGTGATGAACTTGATGCGACTCTGGACCAGATATGTGATAAACTCAACATGTTGCCTCCGTGGAGACAGTGGCTTGATACTGTTGCTCCGATAAGTGCAAAGAAAGGTGATCTTAAAGCTCTGAAATCACTTGTAAGGCAGAGATTGCATAATGAAAAGAGGGACGACCTGTTCAAGTATTTCTGAACAGTTCGCTTATTATCTTAATATTCTAAAATCTATAGTTATCTGACCCTGAAAGTGGCACCGATATCGGTTGCTATCTTTTCACATTTATCGATGTCAATTCCATCCTGGCCGACAACGGTCATACGGGTTTTTATTCCTGCTTTTACTGCTTCTTTTGCAAAATCAAGAACTGCCTGATATGACTCTTCATACTTGGGTTTGCAGATCTTATTGTATATCTCTTCTGATTCTGCATTAAGGCTCACAGAAACAGCATCAAGGCCAGCTGCTTTGAGCTCTGCTATAACATTTCTTCCGGGATTCATAAGTGCGGTATGACCGTTTGTGTCAAGCCTGACATGAATTCCTTTTTTGTTTAACCATTTAGTTATATGAAGAACTGTATCAAAACGACAGGTTGGTTCGCCAAAACCTGTGAAGACAACTTCTTTGTAATTGCTGAGGTCGTGTTTTTCGAGGTCGGATATTATTTCCTGTTCAGTGGGTTCCCTGGACAGGCGAAGATTGTAACCATAGACTCCGTCGCATTCATCCCGGATGCAGAATATACATTTTGCACTGCACTGGTTAGTTATGTTAAGATAGAGGTTTCCAAATGCTTCATAGCTGATGGTGCCCTCAAACATAGGAATTGTATTCTTTTTGTTGTCATCTTTCAACTATTGACCTCCATTATCTTATTTTGCCCAGTTTCCATCTGTGATGACCTTGTAATTGACAGGCGGTATTTTCTTCAGAAAATACATAAGCGCTGAAAATCCACATTCAAGGTGGACTTCTTCCCTGTAGTACCACTCACCTTCATAGTGATCCAGCTCTTTCAGGGTCTG
It encodes:
- the engB gene encoding GTP-binding protein EngB is translated as MAKKTDELEGINFEIIFSGRSNVGKSSIMKELTGKNIKIGKRPGVTLKPTHIRYSDLLLTDLPGFGFMSGVKDRKQDIVKDQIVRYIEKNADRINVAVLVIDGASFLEIVQRWEERNEIPIDIEMFELFQELGFDIILAVNKADKIKSDELDATLDQICDKLNMLPPWRQWLDTVAPISAKKGDLKALKSLVRQRLHNEKRDDLFKYF
- a CDS encoding TatD family nuclease-associated radical SAM protein, with translation MKDDNKKNTIPMFEGTISYEAFGNLYLNITNQCSAKCIFCIRDECDGVYGYNLRLSREPTEQEIISDLEKHDLSNYKEVVFTGFGEPTCRFDTVLHITKWLNKKGIHVRLDTNGHTALMNPGRNVIAELKAAGLDAVSVSLNAESEEIYNKICKPKYEESYQAVLDFAKEAVKAGIKTRMTVVGQDGIDIDKCEKIATDIGATFRVR